A stretch of Oryza brachyantha chromosome 4, ObraRS2, whole genome shotgun sequence DNA encodes these proteins:
- the LOC102721728 gene encoding AT-hook motif nuclear-localized protein 10-like, whose amino-acid sequence MDGREQQQQPPPHVSSPPSSGGVMMPQHAYGAAPPAMQPGSANVMHGVPLSFNPMASPTASSPMKPADMAGGMYRADPAVPGMHQQQPPGSGGGAAAAGGELVKKKRGRPRKYGPDGSVGLGLKPAAAAGTEAGGTSGGAGSNSNPDGKRRGRPPGSGKKKQLDALGSSGTSFTPHIITVKPNEDVASKIMAFSQQGPRTTCIISANGALCTATLRQPATSGGIVTYEGHFDILSLSGSFLLAEDGDTRSRTGGLSVALAGSDGRIVGGCVAGMLMAATPVQVVVGSFIAEGKRTKEEQLKREPTSAPTPAHAAGFGAATAASPPSDGSSSDHSDDPGSPMGPNGSTFNNSGHPMHSSFPPVSWSLSGNQGRYDPDLKMMTD is encoded by the exons ATGGATGGccgggagcagcagcagcagccgccgccgcatgtGAGCTCGCCGCCATCGTCCGGCGGCGTCATGATGCCGCAGCACGCCTACGGTGCCGCTCCGCCGGCGATGCAGCCTGGCTCGGCTAATGTTATGCACGGGGTGCCGCTTTCCTTTAATCCCATGGCGTCACCCACGGCCTCGTCGCCCATGAAGCCCGCGGATATGGCGGGAGGCATGTACCGCGCCGATCCCGCCGTGCCGGGCATgcatcagcagcagccgcccggttcgggcggtggcgccgcggcggccggcggggagcttgtgaagaagaagagggggaGGCCGAGGAAGTACGGTCCTGACGGGAGCGTCGGGTTGGGACTGAAGCCCGCGGCCGCAGCAGGGACGGAGGCGGGCGGGACGTCCGGTGGTGCAGGATCGAACTCGAATCCTGACGGGAAGCGCAGAGGGCGACCCCCAGGGTCCGGGAAAAAGAAACAGCTTGATGCTTTGG GATCTTCCGGGACATCTTTTACTCCCCACATAATAACAGTGAAACCTAATGAG GATGTCGCTTCAAAAATAATGGCCTTTTCACAACAAGGGCCTCGCACTACATGCATAATATCCGCAAATGGAGCTCTTTGCACAGCAACACTACGCCAACCAGCAACTTCTGGTGGTATAGTAACATATGAG GGCCACTTCGATATTCTCTCTCTATCGGGCTCATTTCTGCTCGCAGAGGACGGTGACACTCGTAGCAGAACAGGTGGTTTGAGTGTGGCACTTGCCGGAAGCGATGGACGTATAGTTGGAGGTTGTGTTGCTGGCATGCTGATGGCAGCAACGCCCGTGCAG gTTGTAGTGGGGAGTTTCATTGCTGAAGGTAAAAGAACCAAAGAAGAACAACTGAAACGTGAACCAACATCTGCCCCGACCCCGGCCCACGCGGCTGGCTTCGGTGCAGCCACTGCTGCCAGTCCTCCCTCAGATGGATCATCAAGCGACCACTCTGATGACCCAGGGAGCCCCATGGGACCTAATGGAAGCACATTCAACAACTCAGGTCATCCAATGCATTCTTCGTTTCCTCCTGTTAGCTGGTCGCTATCTGGGAATCAAGGCCGTTACGATCCCGACCTGAAGATGATGACCGACTAG
- the LOC102700237 gene encoding AT-hook motif nuclear-localized protein 23: MAGLDLGTAATRYVHQLHHLHPDLQLQHNYAKQHEPSDDDPNGSGGGNSNGGPYGDHDGGSSSSGPAGDGGAGGGPGDVVARRPRGRPPGSKNKPKPPVIITRESANTLRAHILEVGSGCDVFDCVSTYARRRQRGVCVLSGSGVVTNVTLRQPSAPAGAVVTLHGRFEILSLSGSFLPPPAPPGATSLTIFLAGGQGQVVGGNVVGALYAAGPVIVIAASFANVAYERLPLEEEEAPPPQAGLQMQQPGGPDAGGIGGQFPPDPSAAGLPFFNLPLNNMPGGGSQLPDGHGWAGARPPPF; this comes from the coding sequence ATGGCAGGCCTCGACCTCGGCACCGCCGCGACGCGCTACGTGCACCagctccaccacctccaccccgACCTCCAGCTGCAGCACAACTACGCCAAGCAGCACGAGCCGTCCGACGACGACCCcaacggcagcggcggcggcaacagcAACGGGGGGCCGTACGGGGACCATGACGGCGGTTCTTCGTCGTCTggccccgccggcgacggcggcgcgggcggtggGCCTGGCGACGTGGTGGCGCGCCGGCCACGGGGACGCCCGCCTGGCTCGAAGAACAAGCCGAAGCCGCCGGTGATCATCACGCGGGAGAGCGCGAACACGCTGCGCGCGCACATCCTGGAGGTGGGGAGCGGCTGTGACGTCTTCGACTGCGTCTCCACGTacgcgcgccggcggcagcgcggcgtcTGCGTGCTGAGCGGCAGCGGCGTGGTGACCAACGTGACGCTGCGGCAGCCGTCGGCGCCCGCGGGCGCCGTCGTGACGTTGCACGGGAGGTTCGAGATCCTGTCGCTCTCGGGCTccttcctcccgccgccggctcccCCCGGCGCCACCAGCCTCACCATCTTCCTAGCCGGGGGCCAGGGCCAGGTTGTCGGCGGCAACGTCGTGGGCGCGCTCTATGCCGCAGGCCCGGTCATCGTCATCGCGGCGTCCTTCGCCAACGTCGCCTACGAGCGCCTCCcactggaggaggaggaggcgccaccgccgcaggCCGGCCTGCAGATGCAGCAGCCTGGTGGTCCCGATGCTGGTGGCATAGGTGGCCAGTTCCCGCCCGACCCGTCTGCTGCCGGTCTCCCGTTCTTCAACCTGCCGCTCAACAACATGCCCGGTGGCGGCTCACAGCTCCCTGACGGCCATGGCTGGGCCGGCGCACGGCCACCACCGTTCTga
- the LOC102722008 gene encoding heavy metal-associated isoprenylated plant protein 4-like: MGETKAELLATAVYKVHVHCRQCARAIVTQFTEFPGVREVKLDGGKVTVKGIGFDAEKLRKKVEKGCRRRVELVPPPKDIVTEVKTKKEELKIITVSVPLHCGECADRVREVLLEHKSIYAAKADLGKNLCVVEGVIEEMKLLEYIYHRTRKYGFIEKLEKKEIVVEEKVEVKKKEGEKKKEGEKEEDVKVKVKEVVAPYFIPCTHPHFINYSHPELHGFQDTVFLHCSHSNQFFSNENPEACSLM, from the exons ATGGGAGAAACCAAAGCCGAGCTGCTAGCGACGGCCGTGTACAAGGTGCACGTCCACTGCAGGCAATGCGCGCGCGCCATCGTGACGCAGTTCACGGAGTTCCcag GGGTCAGGGAGGTGAAATTGGACGGAGGAAAGGTGACCGTCAAGGGCATCGGCTTCGACGCCGAGAAGCTCAGGAAGAAGGTTGAGAAGGGATGCCGGAGGAGAGTTGAACTGGTACCTCCCCCGAAGGACATAGTCACTGAGGTCAAGACCAAGAAGGAG GAACTGAAGATCATAACTGTAAGTGTTCCGTTGCATTGCGGAGAGTGCGCGGACAGGGTCAGAGAGGTTCTACTTGAGCACAAGA GCATTTACGCGGCTAAGGCTGACCTTGGGAAGAACTTGTGTGTCGTCGAAGGGGTGATCGAGGAGATGAAACTCCTTGAATACATCTACCATAGAACGCGCAAATACGGCTTCATCGAAAAGTTGGAGAAGAAGGAGATCGTAGTGGAAGAGAAGGTTGAGGTGAAGAAGAAGGAAGgtgagaagaagaaggagggtGAAAAGGAGGAGGATGTCAAGGTCAAGGTCAAGGAGGTCGTGGCCCCTTACTTCATCCCCTGCACGCACCCTCACTTCATCAACTACTCGCACCCTGAACTCCATGGTTTCCAGGACACAGTTTTCTTGCATTGCTCACACTCTAATCAGTTCTTCAGTAACGAAAACCCGGAAGCATGCTCTTTGATGTAG
- the LOC102721443 gene encoding late embryogenesis abundant protein 18: protein MQTAKVKVQDMVSSAKEKVKEGSAKAHGKTGEATAATHGEKEMAKQEAKAEKAQAKADEHQERAEHRANAATGRHGTRVPLTGAHGHAPVGGAAYPAAGTGAGTYTASDKYI, encoded by the coding sequence GCAGGACATGGTGAGCTCGGCCAAGGAGAAGGTGAAGGAGGGGTCGGCCAAGGCGCACGGCAAGACgggggaggcgacggcggccacgcACGGCGAGAAGGAGATGGCGAAGCAGGAGGCGAAGGCCGAGAAGGCCCAGGCCAAGGCCGACGAGCACCAGGAGAGGGCGGAGCACCGCGCCAACGCCGCCACGGGACGCCACGGCACGCGCGTGCCCCTCACCGGAGCGCACGGCCACGCCCCGGTCGGCGGCGCAGCGTACCCGgccgccggcaccggcgccggcacgtACACGGCGTCCGACAAGTACATCTAA